One segment of Mesoplodon densirostris isolate mMesDen1 chromosome 6, mMesDen1 primary haplotype, whole genome shotgun sequence DNA contains the following:
- the LOC132492340 gene encoding E3 ubiquitin-protein ligase RLIM-like has translation MENSDSNDEGDGVSAQHISQTDRLVREEDFSRFVNNLSEEDYELMRDNNLLGIPGESTEEELLRRLQLIKGNAPQDSDENTGDSSDDVSSGDSLIDWLNCSGQTENMTSGQRENQSWREESLINPKSDQFIFSLEINVNLDNGSPNPENEYVASARLPRRENMEDSQRQVESPQSESIFTRPSMSEQDTTETLMEFPPTTSQRRARSRSPEYRRTRGRIESWSPPRSLREIVQRLNHSIPSQNFEQPLLSENARFSRTEHQEILRQQMTGFELQNSGLIETSRTRNAVHGENSPDTTSSGESWGMWEIYPTITFNLEVEQVHSGAYSQRDSRASRTQLTSETPNNTVTSESERGLRHMYSHSEQAGVRAYVNTIRNPVCRTLNTRLNDTTSVPIQSTLRQTMAEFSNSSNLMDSDSNSNASYDTHSSSTMICHSRPNCMSSSSSSPISGSSSSDENSGISSLMFEGSEETNLSSDLSSETSQGGRQIILDSNLEHSVSPPSQNMEWLESSNGSSSGIFGSDSNASYDTHSSFTLICHSRPNYLSSETNQWDRQIILDSNLEHSVSPPSQNMEWLESSNGSSSGIFGSDSNASYDTHSSSTLICHSRPSCMSSSSSSPISGSSSSDENSGICSLMFEGSEETNLSSDLSSETSQGGRQIILDSNLEHSVSPPSQNMEWLESSNGSSSGIFGSDSNASYDTHSSFTLICHSRPNCMSSSSSSPISGSSSSDENSGISSLMFEGSEETNLSSDLSSETSQGGRQIILIISDESDSGSSHNLQQFFLLNEDDPYQTTGLTKAQIDSLAVRSFGENDALNACSICLTEYTENSKLRILPCSHEYHIHCIDRWLSENSTCPICRRQVVDSNESENPDR, from the exons GAGACTCTTCAGATGACGTGTCTAGTGGTGACTCTCTAATAGACTGGCTTAACTGTTCTGGACAAACTGAAAATATGACAAGTGGACAAAGAGAAAACCAATCTTGGAGAGAAGAGAGCCTAATTAATCCTAAAAGTGATCAGTTCATATTcagtttagaaataaatgttaacCTTGATAATGGGAGTCCAAATCCAGAGAATGAATATGTAGCATCTGCAAGACTTCCcagaagagaaaatatggaagaCAGCCAAAGGCAAGTGGAAAGTCCACAATCTGAATCAATATTTACAAGACCATCTATGTCTGAACAAGATACAACTGAAACATTAATGGAATTCCCACCTACCACAAGTCAGAGAAGAGCAAGAAGTAGGAGCCCAGAGTATCGGAGAACCAGAGGAAGAATTGAAAGTTGGTCGCCTCCACGTTCACTTAGGGAAATTGTACAAAGACTTAATCATAGTATACCCTCTCAGAATTTTGAGCAGCCTCTGCTAAGTGAGAATGCGAGATTTTCTAGAACTGAGCACCAAGAAATATTGAGACAGCAAATGACTGGATTTGAGTTGCAAAATAGCGGTCTTATTGAAACTTCTAGAACAAGGAATGCCGTTCATGGAGAAAATTCTCCAGATACAACCAGCAGTGGTGAATCTTGGGGAATGTGGGAAATATATCCAACCATAACCTTCAATCTTGAAGTAGAACAAGTTCATTCTGGAGCATATTCTCAGAGAGACAGCAGAGCTAGTAGAACTCAGTTAACATCTGAGACACCAAACAACACTGTCACTTCTGAAAGTGAACGAGGACTGAGGCATATGTATTCACATTCTGAGCAGGCAGGTGTGAGAGCTTATGTCAATACCATTAGAAATCCCGTTTGCAGAACTTTAAATACTAGATTAAATGATACAACATCTGTTCCAATTCAGAGCACGTTAAGGCAGACAATGGCAGAATTTAGTAACTCAAGTAACCTTATGGACAGTGACAGTAATTCGAATGCTAGCTATGATACCCATTCAAGTTCCACAATGATTTGCCATTCACGCCCCAATTGTATGTCTAGTTCCAGTTCTAGTCCTATTTCCGGTTCCAGCTCAagtgatgaaaattcaggaattaGCTCACTGATGTTTGAAGGCAGTGAAGAGACAAACTTATCATCAGACTTATCATCAGAGACCAGCCAAGGGGGTAGACAAATTATCCTTGACAGTAATTTAGAGCATAGTGTCTCACCTCCAAGTCAAAACATGGAATGGCTAGAGTCATCTaatggtagtagtagtggtatatttggttctgattcaaatgctagctaTGATACCCATTCAAGTTTCACACTGATTTGTCATTCACGCCCCAATT aCTTATCATCAGAGACCAACCAATGGGATCGACAAATTATCCTTGACAGTAATTTAGAGCATAGTGTCTCACCTCCAAGTCAAAACATGGAATGGTTAGAGTCATCTaatggtagtagtagtggtatatttggttctgattcaaatgctagctaTGATACCCATTCAAGTTCCACACTGATTTGTCATTCACGCCCCAGTTGTATGTCTAGTTCCAGTTCTAGTCCTATTTCCGGTTCCAGCTCAagtgatgaaaattcaggaatttGCTCACTGATGTTTGAAGGCAGTGAAGAGACAAACTTATCATCAGACTTATCATCAGAGACCAGCCAAGGGGGTAGACAAATTATCCTTGACAGTAATTTAGAGCATAGTGTCTCACCTCCAAGTCAAAACATGGAATGGCTAGAGTCATCTaatggtagtagtagtggtatatttggttctgattcaaatgctagctaTGATACCCATTCAAGTTTCACACTGATTTGTCATTCACGCCCCAATTGTATGTCTAGTTCCAGTTCTAGTCCTATTTCCGGTTCCAGCTCAagtgatgaaaattcaggaattagctcactgatgtttgaaggcagtgaagaaacaaacttatcatcagaCTTATCATCAGAGACCAGCCAAGGGGGTAGACAAATTATCCTAATAATATCTGATGAAAGTGACTCTGGGTCCTCCCATAATCTGCAACAGTTTTTCCTCTTAAATGAAGATGATCCATACCAAACTACAGGACTCACCAAAGCACAGATTGACAGCTTGGCTGTAAGATCTTTTGGTGAAAATGATGCACTAAACGCctgtagcatttgccttacaGAGTACACAGAAAACAGCAAGCTTCGCATACTACCTTGCTCCCATGAATATCACATTCACTGCATTGATCGCTGGCTGTCTGAGAACTCTACGTGTCCGATTTGTCGTAGGCAAGTAGTGGATTCCAATGAGAGTGAAAATCCTGATCGATGA